The Roseococcus microcysteis genome contains a region encoding:
- a CDS encoding TVP38/TMEM64 family protein yields MTRAGWLRLALLVGGLALAGVLLREWGALPGTDWADRNLRGQGLSGDFVFVLVGAALTAVGLPRQGVAFLGGYAFGAVLGTALALAAQLLGCLLAYGWARAVGRGWAERRLSGRFGPRLRPLVEVMRDNPFGTTLALRLFPAGSNLAMNALAGLTGVAVVPFLAASALGYLPQTVVFALLGKGIRVDGAWQMGLSAVLLLLSVVLGIWLMRRHRAGRAVGPD; encoded by the coding sequence ATGACCCGCGCGGGCTGGCTGCGCCTCGCGCTGCTGGTGGGGGGCCTCGCCCTGGCCGGCGTGCTGTTGCGCGAATGGGGTGCGCTGCCCGGCACCGACTGGGCCGACCGGAACCTGCGCGGCCAGGGGCTTTCGGGCGATTTCGTATTCGTGCTGGTGGGGGCCGCGCTGACGGCGGTGGGCCTGCCGCGGCAGGGCGTGGCCTTTTTGGGGGGCTATGCCTTCGGGGCCGTGCTGGGGACCGCGCTGGCGCTGGCGGCGCAGTTGCTGGGTTGCCTGCTGGCCTATGGCTGGGCGCGCGCGGTGGGGCGCGGCTGGGCCGAGCGCCGCCTGTCCGGCCGCTTCGGGCCGCGCCTGCGCCCGCTGGTGGAGGTGATGCGCGACAACCCCTTCGGCACCACGCTCGCCCTGCGGCTATTCCCGGCGGGCAGCAACCTGGCCATGAACGCGCTGGCCGGGCTGACGGGGGTGGCGGTGGTGCCCTTCCTGGCGGCCTCGGCCCTGGGCTATCTGCCGCAGACCGTGGTCTTCGCCCTGCTGGGCAAGGGCATCCGGGTGGACGGCGCCTGGCAAATGGGGCTTTCCGCCGTGCTGCTGCTGCTGAGCGTCGTGCTGGGCATCTGGCTCATGCGCCGGCACCGGGCGGGGCGGGCGGTGGGACCGGACTGA
- a CDS encoding glycosyltransferase, with protein MSPRLTVLIPVRNEAGNIAPLVAEIEAALTGVVEFEILYVNDGSTDGTVEEILALAGTRPHLRLLTLDANAGKAEALRAGARAARGALITLMDGDGQNDPAYVPRLLAAHDAAGAPVLVMAQRLGRKDTAFKRWQSRLANGVRKRMLGDATRDAGCGFALLPRDVFLALPQFDGLHRFLPALVKRERLGVVFVDVRDRPRQAGVSKYGFFDRLWVGIDDMLGVMWLIRRRKRVPGAREMTGVSPVPPPAPPGAGA; from the coding sequence ATGAGCCCGCGTCTCACCGTCCTGATCCCGGTCCGCAACGAGGCCGGGAACATCGCCCCCCTGGTGGCGGAGATCGAGGCCGCGCTGACCGGCGTGGTGGAATTCGAGATCCTCTATGTGAATGACGGCTCCACCGACGGCACGGTGGAGGAAATCCTCGCTTTGGCCGGCACGCGCCCGCACCTGCGCCTGCTGACCCTCGACGCCAATGCCGGCAAGGCCGAGGCGCTGCGGGCCGGCGCCCGGGCGGCGCGCGGGGCGCTGATCACGCTGATGGATGGCGACGGGCAGAACGACCCCGCCTATGTTCCCCGGCTTCTGGCCGCGCATGACGCGGCGGGCGCGCCGGTGCTGGTCATGGCGCAGCGCCTCGGCCGCAAGGACACGGCCTTCAAGCGCTGGCAGTCGCGGCTGGCCAATGGCGTGCGCAAGCGCATGCTGGGCGATGCGACGCGCGATGCCGGTTGCGGCTTCGCCCTGCTGCCGCGTGACGTGTTCCTGGCGCTGCCGCAATTCGACGGGCTGCATCGCTTCCTGCCCGCGCTGGTGAAGCGCGAGCGGCTGGGGGTGGTCTTCGTGGATGTGCGCGACCGGCCGCGCCAGGCGGGGGTGTCGAAATACGGCTTCTTCGACCGTCTCTGGGTCGGCATTGACGATATGCTGGGCGTCATGTGGCTGATCCGGCGGCGGAAGCGCGTGCCGGGCGCACGGGAGATGACCGGGGTCAGTCCGGTCCCACCGCCCGCCCCGCCCGGTGCCGGCGCATGA